A genome region from Macrotis lagotis isolate mMagLag1 chromosome 4, bilby.v1.9.chrom.fasta, whole genome shotgun sequence includes the following:
- the FBXL22 gene encoding F-box and leucine-rich protein 22, whose amino-acid sequence MSGSSLSLRQTCTHTHQTLHASCWPKINPIPQPYMSSGGRQGGPPDWARPQAGSQAPDLPTMHITQLNRECLLHLFSFLDKDSRKNLARTCSQLGDVFLDPLLWPLLRFNSLVELKKDNFLLSPALRSLSICWHSSRVKVCNVEDWMKTALQRGLCSSHERLASDFLGRVCRRCPNLLSLTLSGCGHVTDDAIAALLRSCPRLQTLRLENCVRVTNRTLAAVAAHGRSLQTLHVDFCRNVSRAGLRRLREQRPGLLLRAERSADMMPDMPPRGELAQGRRAPKL is encoded by the exons ATGTCTGGGTCGTCTTTGTCTTTGCGACagacgtgcacacacacacaccaaaccCTCCACGCCAGTTGTTGGCCAAAAATAAACCCCATTCCTCAACCATATATGTCCAGCGGCGGGAGGCAGGGCGGCCCCCCAGACTGGGCCCGGCCGCAGGCAGGCTCGCAGGCTCCCGACCTCCCCACCATGCACATAACCCAGCTTAACCGCGAGTGCCTTTTGCATCTCTTCTCCTTCCTGGACAAGGACAGCAGGAAGAACCTGGCCCGGACCTGCTCCCAGCTGGGGGACGTGTTTCTCGATCCTTTGCTCTGGCCGCTGCTCCGCTTTAACTCCCTGGTGGAGCTGAAGAAGGACAACTTCCTCCTGAGCCCGGCTCTGCGCAGCTTGTCCATCTGCTGGCACTCCAGCCGGGTCAAGGTCTGCAACGTGGAGGACTGGATGAAGACCGCGCTGCAGAGGGGGCTGTGCAGCAGCCACGAGCGCCTGGCCAGCGACTTCCTGGGCAGAGTGTGCCGCAG GTGCCCCAACCTCCTGTCCTTGACGCTGTCGGGCTGCGGCCACGTCACGGATGATGCCATCGCCGCCCTGCTCCGCAGCTGCCCCCGCCTGCAGACCCTGCGGCTGGAGAACTGCGTGCGCGTCACCAACCGGACCCTGGCCGCCGTGGCTGCCCACGGGCGCTCCCTGCAGACCCTCCACGTCGACTTCTGCCGCAACGTGAGCCGGGCCGGCCTGCGGCGCCTCCGGGAGCAGCGCCCGGGGCTGCTGCTGAGGGCCGAGCGGAGCGCGGACATGATGCCGGACATGCCCCCGCGGGGAGAGCTGGCCCAGGGCCGGCGCGCCCCGAAGCTCTGA